In one window of Festucalex cinctus isolate MCC-2025b chromosome 14, RoL_Fcin_1.0, whole genome shotgun sequence DNA:
- the LOC144001344 gene encoding G-protein coupled receptor 26-like, protein MHAADAACAALLLALIAVSLLSNLLVLICFVHNPEIRKQAPALFILNLTFCNLLQSVSNMPLTLAGLLAAGQQQHGGSGGGLCQTAGFLDTFLTTNSMLTMAALSIDRWVAVVFPLSYHSRVRRRDAAAALGYTWAHSLCFSAAASCRSWVGYHHLYASCTLRGSRDKGGGGPHFVAFTLALHGLSFLLALVAMCVTYLKVLQVARFHCKRIDVITMQTLLLLVDIHPSVRQKCLDEQKQRRQRSTNKISTFIGTFVLCFTPYVVTRLVELFSPEHISAHWGVLSKCLVYSKAASDPFVYSLLRHQYRKTCGLLARKILGRSRRDSISPALKANARRDQDDQLAANAVRDHSQAPGR, encoded by the exons ATGCACGCAGCGGACGCGGCGTGCGCCGCGTTGCTGCTGGCTCTCATCGCGGTGTCGCTGCTGTCCAACCTTCTGGTGCTGATCTGCTTCGTGCACAACCCGGAGATCCGCAAGCAAGCCCCCGCGCTCTTCATCCTCAACCTGACCTTCTGCAACCTGTTGCAGAGCGTCTCCAACATGCCCCTCACCCTGGCGGGGCTCCTCGCAGCCGGCCAACAGCAGCATGGCGGCTCGGGAGGGGGTCTCTGCCAGACGGCGGGCTTCCTGGACACCTTCCTCACCACCAACTCCATGCTGACCATGGCGGCGCTCAGCATCGACCGCTGGGTGGCGGTGGTCTTCCCGCTCAGCTACCACTCCAGAGTGCGGCGCCGGGACGCGGCGGCGGCGTTGGGCTACACGTGGGCGCACTCGCTGTGCTTCTCCGCCGCCGCCTCATGCCGCTCCTGGGTGGGCTACCATCACCTGTACGCGTCGTGCACCCTGCGCGGCTCCAGGGACAAGGGCGGGGGCGGCCCCCACTTCGTGGCGTTCACATTGGCTCTGCACGGGCTCAGCTTCCTGCTCGCCCTGGTGGCCATGTGCGTCACCTACTTGAAAGTGCTCCAAGTGGCCAGGTTCCACTGCAAGCGCATCGACGTCATCACCATGCAGacgctgctgctgctcgtcGACATTCATCCCAG TGTTCGCCAGAAGTGCCTGGACGAGCAGAAGCAACGGAGGCAGCGGTCCACCAACAAGATCAGCACCTTCATCGGCACGTTTGTGCTGTGCTTCACCCCGTACGTCGTCACCAG ATTGGTGGAGCTGTTCTCCCCGGAGCACATCAGCGCTCACTGGGGCGTGCTTTCCAAATGTTTGGTGTACAGCAAAGCGGCCAGCGACCCCTTCGTCTACTCACTGCTCCGCCACCAGTACAGGAAAACCTGCGGCCTCCTGGCTCGCAAGATCCTTGGCAGGAGCCGGAGGGATTCCATCTCGCCCGCGTTGAAGGCCAACGCCAGGAGGGATCAAGACGACCAGCTCGCCGCCAACGCTGTGCGTGATCACAGCCAAGCGCCCGGCAGATAG